TTCTCCTGCATCGGCAGCAGTAAAGGCAGCATTGAGAGCAATATTGCGAATATTTCCACCCGCAACATTTAGTTGGGCTAGCTTGCCAAAATCCAATCCTTGTGTGGGTGTTTGTGTTGGGAAAATGCGCTGCCAAATCTGTTGGCGGTATTCGGCATCTGGAAAGGGAAACTCGATCGCGAAACGAAGGCGGCGCAAAAATGCCCGATCTATGGAATCTTTTAAATTGGTAGTTAGAATAGCTAATCCTCGGTAAGATTCCATCCGTTGTAGCAGATAGCTAATTTCCAGGTTGGCATAGCGATCGTGACTGTCTTTCACTTGAGAGCGCTTACCAAACAGAGCATCAGCTTCGTCAAAAAGCAGCAAACACCCTCCCGCTTCCGCCGCGTCGAATATGCGCCGCAAGTTCTTTTCCGTTTCGCCTATGTACTTGCTAATTGTGGCACTGAGATCGATTCGGTATAAATCTAGCCGCAATTCCTTGGCGATAATATCGGCTGCCATTGTTTTACCAGTACCGCTCGCTCCAGCAAATAAGACGCTAATTCCTAACCCGCGAGTGCTTTTGTCAGCAAATCCCCAGCTTTCATAAACTTTCGTGCGCTGTCGAACATTGGCAACAATTTCCCGTAAGATATAGCGTTGCTCGTCTGGTAATACGAGATCGTCCCAGGTAGCGGCTGATTCAATGCGTTGAGCTAAACCGTCCATACGCGATCGCGCTTGTACCCGACATACTTCCCACAAGGCAACATCTAGTTCCTCTCTAGTTTCGTTCTGGCTTTGCACTTCTCTACAAGTTGCGTAAATTGCCGGAGAACTGAGGTTAAAATTCGCCACGATCTTTTCTACACAACCATTCACACTTTCTGCCAACTCTCCCAAAGCCGATCGCCAAATGGCTTGCTGTTCGCTAGAGGTTGCCTTCTCGACATCAAACGCGATTAAAGGACGCTTGCGGGGATGCCGCCGATCGCTAACGCTGACAATCAGCGGATTATTACTATTTTCAATCAGCCGCGCGATCGCATTA
The nucleotide sequence above comes from Aerosakkonema funiforme FACHB-1375. Encoded proteins:
- a CDS encoding ATP-binding protein: MDEIFTQDPKVETENGDWYEANRLYLIAAIAQVEETLRRHATPNLQLKPTALRDAGQIAAAMSPPPALEKFCNTFNLLDFDRDLLLLCAGMELDANWGNLCAAAAGNSQQTYPTFSLALRVLLAPDWAALTHDAPLRWWQAIQVGPGNSLMQSPLRIDERVLHYLLGIEHRDERLVNYVDLVPNQDIQEIGLPPSHRYLVNKIAGVLGSTDGLNYQIVQLCGSDLAEKTAIAAAACTMHGWNLHAMAADRIPTDTDDLANLMRLWEREALLSNSVLLLECDAVDPNDQNRDNAIARLIENSNNPLIVSVSDRRHPRKRPLIAFDVEKATSSEQQAIWRSALGELAESVNGCVEKIVANFNLSSPAIYATCREVQSQNETREELDVALWEVCRVQARSRMDGLAQRIESAATWDDLVLPDEQRYILREIVANVRQRTKVYESWGFADKSTRGLGISVLFAGASGTGKTMAADIIAKELRLDLYRIDLSATISKYIGETEKNLRRIFDAAEAGGCLLLFDEADALFGKRSQVKDSHDRYANLEISYLLQRMESYRGLAILTTNLKDSIDRAFLRRLRFAIEFPFPDAEYRQQIWQRIFPTQTPTQGLDFGKLAQLNVAGGNIRNIALNAAFTAADAGESVMMKHILQAAKSEYIKLERPLTDMEVKEWV